A DNA window from Pseudoalteromonas spongiae UST010723-006 contains the following coding sequences:
- a CDS encoding ACT domain-containing protein — MSQQTLAVMQETFTIHSFDVDTPIPPAVYQSKVFFIARTYDELSVVCPSHVKLDSNEQEEDWAALEVLGPLGFSMTGILSNISGVLASAKISIFAISTFDTDYILVKKSLINDAATHLSKAGYKVVDS, encoded by the coding sequence ATGTCTCAACAAACGTTAGCCGTAATGCAAGAAACCTTTACGATTCACAGTTTTGACGTAGACACACCTATTCCACCTGCCGTTTATCAAAGCAAGGTGTTTTTTATTGCGCGCACCTATGATGAGCTCTCGGTTGTATGCCCATCTCATGTAAAACTTGATTCAAACGAGCAAGAAGAAGATTGGGCAGCGCTTGAGGTTTTAGGCCCTCTTGGGTTTTCTATGACCGGTATTCTTTCTAATATTTCGGGCGTACTCGCAAGTGCAAAGATTTCCATTTTCGCAATCTCAACATTTGATACCGATTATATTTTGGTGAAGAAATCATTAATTAATGACGCCGCAACTCACTTATCAAAAGCAGGCTATAAAGTGGTTGATAGCTAA
- a CDS encoding PTS glucose transporter subunit IIA codes for MRVLKQDFYSVKHAALAIHAPFSGRVIKQSDAANPLVRNQLLGLGVELEISNYQLFAPFSGTLLSVNQGGLEFVFKSKQGLKLLVLVNLDEQSLPMTGFKQHLKVGDLVSAGQLVASFDFRKQHHSVFASILLLEPERLSKVLDKCYYQASRVTAANDILFKLTKRINHD; via the coding sequence ATGCGCGTGTTAAAACAAGATTTTTACAGCGTTAAACATGCAGCCCTCGCTATTCACGCGCCATTTTCCGGTCGGGTGATAAAGCAAAGCGACGCCGCAAACCCATTAGTACGCAATCAATTGTTGGGATTAGGGGTTGAATTAGAAATCAGCAATTATCAGCTTTTCGCGCCATTCTCAGGCACTCTGCTCTCAGTCAATCAAGGTGGTTTAGAGTTTGTCTTTAAATCAAAGCAAGGCCTTAAATTGCTCGTGCTCGTCAATCTAGATGAACAATCTCTACCAATGACAGGCTTCAAACAACACCTAAAGGTTGGCGATTTGGTTTCTGCTGGGCAACTTGTTGCTAGCTTTGATTTTCGTAAACAACATCACAGTGTTTTCGCGAGCATTTTACTGCTTGAACCTGAACGCTTAAGCAAGGTGCTTGATAAATGTTATTATCAAGCGAGCCGCGTAACCGCCGCAAACGATATTTTATTTAAACTAACAAAACGAATTAACCATGATTAA
- the pta gene encoding phosphate acetyltransferase: MSHRIMLIPVSTGVGLTSVSVGLVRALEKKSVKVNFFKPISQPRGKKTGPELSTEIVKIGSTINPAKSIDLHTAEQMIGDGKTEVLLEEIVGRFEKHVGKDDVAIIEGMVPTRKQPYVGRVNREIAQTLGAHIVFVLTPSNDDVDEIEDRIELAASLYGGVEHPRVLGCIFNKVNAPLDEEGNIRTDFIEPSNDESLQIELNRIASLPLFRKKPFKLLGSVPWYQDLVAPRVMDLAKHLNAEILNYGDIEHRRLRSVTFCARTVSNILNHFSPGALLVTPGDRSDVLVAACLSAMNGTKIGAVLLTGGFKPEERILKLCEQAFDTGLPIICTENDTWRTSILLQSFNLEVPVDDEQRIEKVKDHNARHIDKDWLESLTQGVALNRKMSPPAFRHLLSSTARSAQKTIVLPEGNEPRTIKAAAICGERNIARTVLLGDREEIERIAEQQGVQLNDNVEIQDPSIVRQNYIAPMVELRKHKGLTEVIAEEQLQDNVVLGTMMLAENKVDGLVSGAVHTTANTIRPPLQLIKTAPNSSLVSSVFFMLLPDQVLVYGDCAINPDPTAEQLADIAIQSADSAAAFGIEPRVAMISYSTGTSGTGDDVEKVRLATELAQAKRPDLLIDGPLQYDAAIMESVAKKKAPDSKVAGKATVFVFPDLNTGNTTYKAVQRSADLISIGPMLQGMRKPVNDLSRGALVDDIVYTIALTAIQATQESR; encoded by the coding sequence ATGTCACATCGTATTATGCTTATTCCCGTATCAACGGGCGTTGGTCTTACCTCGGTTTCTGTTGGCTTGGTACGTGCCCTTGAAAAAAAATCGGTAAAAGTTAACTTTTTTAAACCTATTTCGCAGCCTCGCGGTAAAAAAACAGGGCCTGAGTTATCTACCGAAATCGTTAAAATTGGCTCAACCATTAACCCTGCGAAATCAATCGATTTACATACCGCGGAGCAAATGATTGGCGACGGTAAAACTGAAGTTTTACTCGAAGAAATTGTCGGACGTTTTGAAAAACACGTTGGCAAAGATGATGTTGCGATTATTGAAGGTATGGTACCGACACGTAAGCAACCTTATGTTGGCCGCGTAAACCGTGAAATTGCACAAACCCTTGGTGCACACATTGTATTTGTTTTAACGCCAAGTAACGATGACGTAGACGAAATTGAAGACCGTATTGAGCTAGCAGCAAGTTTATACGGTGGTGTTGAACACCCTCGCGTACTCGGCTGTATTTTCAATAAAGTAAATGCACCACTGGATGAAGAAGGTAATATTCGCACCGACTTTATCGAGCCAAGTAATGATGAAAGCTTGCAAATTGAGCTTAATCGCATTGCATCGCTGCCACTATTTCGTAAAAAGCCGTTTAAGTTATTAGGTTCGGTGCCTTGGTACCAAGATTTAGTTGCGCCGCGCGTAATGGACTTAGCCAAGCACCTCAACGCCGAAATTTTAAATTACGGTGATATCGAGCATCGTCGTTTAAGAAGCGTTACATTCTGTGCACGTACCGTATCAAATATTCTTAACCACTTTTCACCGGGTGCATTATTAGTAACCCCGGGCGATCGCTCGGATGTATTAGTTGCAGCCTGTTTATCAGCAATGAATGGTACAAAAATTGGTGCGGTACTGTTAACAGGTGGTTTTAAACCTGAAGAACGCATTTTAAAATTGTGCGAACAAGCGTTTGATACTGGTCTGCCAATTATTTGTACAGAAAACGACACTTGGCGCACCTCGATTCTACTACAAAGCTTTAATCTTGAAGTACCAGTAGACGATGAACAACGTATCGAAAAAGTAAAAGACCATAATGCCCGTCATATTGATAAAGACTGGTTAGAATCACTGACGCAGGGCGTTGCGCTAAATCGTAAAATGTCTCCGCCAGCGTTTCGTCATTTGCTGTCATCTACTGCACGCTCAGCGCAAAAAACCATTGTCTTACCTGAAGGCAACGAACCGCGCACAATTAAAGCTGCGGCAATTTGCGGCGAGCGTAACATTGCCCGTACCGTTTTACTTGGTGACCGTGAAGAAATTGAACGTATTGCTGAGCAACAAGGTGTGCAGCTAAACGATAACGTTGAAATTCAAGATCCGAGCATTGTACGACAAAACTACATTGCGCCTATGGTTGAGCTACGTAAACACAAAGGCTTAACGGAAGTTATTGCCGAAGAGCAACTGCAAGATAACGTCGTGTTAGGCACCATGATGCTCGCAGAGAATAAAGTGGATGGCCTTGTTTCGGGCGCGGTGCACACCACAGCCAATACAATTCGTCCGCCGCTACAATTGATTAAAACAGCGCCAAATAGCTCACTGGTATCATCTGTGTTCTTCATGCTTTTACCAGATCAAGTATTGGTTTACGGCGACTGTGCAATTAACCCTGATCCAACAGCAGAGCAATTGGCCGATATCGCCATTCAATCGGCTGATAGCGCAGCCGCATTTGGCATTGAACCACGCGTTGCGATGATCAGCTACAGCACAGGTACATCAGGTACTGGTGATGACGTTGAAAAAGTACGTTTAGCTACCGAACTTGCTCAGGCAAAGCGCCCTGATCTATTAATTGATGGTCCACTGCAATACGACGCTGCAATTATGGAAAGCGTAGCGAAGAAAAAAGCACCAGACAGTAAAGTTGCCGGTAAAGCAACAGTGTTTGTATTCCCAGACCTCAACACAGGAAATACAACATACAAAGCAGTACAACGAAGCGCTGACCTGATTTCTATCGGTCCAATGCTGCAAGGTATGCGCAAGCCGGTAAACGATCTATCTCGTGGCGCCTTAGTAGACGACATTGTTTACACCATTGCATTAACTGCGATACAGGCAACGCAAGAAAGCCGCTGA
- a CDS encoding acetate kinase, which translates to MSHNVLVLNCGSSSLKFAIIDATTGAASLTGLAECLSLDNASLSYKLNGEKHKIELPKGAQHDTAIAEIVNLIKQQNLSSSLIAVGHRVVHGGEAFTGSVIIDNAVLNSIESNVALAPLHNPANLMGIRAAQAAFANLPQVAVFDTAFHQTMEKQAYLYALPLSLYKEHGVRRYGFHGTSHFFVANKAAKLINKPIEQSAIITAHLGNGCSVTAVKNGKSVDTSMGLTPLEGLVMGTRSGDLDAGLYNYLSTTLDYSNSQIDALLNKQSGLLGLSELSSDCREIEEAAEQNHVQAKLALDVFCYRLAKYIASYVVPLGQLDAIAFTGGIGENSSLIREKVIQLLAYFAFELDNDANLAARFGNSGVIASNPLGAKVLVVPTNEEWVIAMDAHKLVEAR; encoded by the coding sequence ATGTCGCACAATGTGCTCGTATTAAATTGTGGAAGTTCAAGTTTAAAATTTGCCATTATCGATGCCACAACTGGCGCAGCAAGCCTAACGGGTTTAGCCGAGTGTTTATCACTTGATAATGCATCGCTAAGTTACAAACTTAACGGTGAAAAGCATAAAATCGAATTACCAAAAGGGGCACAGCACGACACTGCCATTGCAGAAATCGTTAATCTAATTAAACAGCAAAACTTAAGTAGCAGCTTAATTGCGGTAGGTCATCGCGTCGTTCATGGCGGCGAAGCATTTACCGGCTCAGTAATCATTGATAATGCTGTATTAAATAGCATCGAAAGTAATGTTGCTCTCGCACCACTTCACAATCCAGCTAATTTAATGGGTATTCGCGCTGCACAAGCGGCATTTGCAAACTTACCGCAAGTTGCAGTATTTGATACGGCATTCCACCAAACAATGGAAAAGCAAGCATACTTATATGCGCTACCGCTTTCGCTATACAAAGAGCACGGGGTGCGCCGTTACGGTTTCCACGGCACGAGCCACTTCTTTGTTGCTAACAAAGCCGCTAAATTAATTAATAAGCCAATAGAACAAAGTGCGATTATTACTGCGCACTTAGGCAATGGCTGCTCTGTTACAGCGGTTAAAAATGGCAAAAGCGTTGATACCAGTATGGGTTTAACACCGCTTGAAGGCCTTGTAATGGGTACGCGTTCAGGCGATTTAGACGCAGGTCTTTACAACTACCTATCAACCACACTTGACTATTCAAACAGCCAAATCGACGCATTACTTAATAAACAAAGTGGCTTACTTGGCTTAAGCGAACTTTCGAGCGATTGTCGAGAAATTGAAGAAGCAGCCGAGCAAAATCATGTACAAGCTAAGCTTGCTCTTGATGTGTTTTGTTACCGCCTTGCTAAGTACATCGCGTCATACGTTGTACCATTAGGTCAGCTTGATGCCATTGCTTTTACCGGTGGCATTGGCGAAAACTCATCGCTTATTCGTGAAAAAGTCATTCAATTACTGGCTTATTTTGCGTTTGAACTTGATAACGATGCCAACCTTGCAGCACGCTTTGGTAATAGTGGCGTAATCGCGTCAAACCCATTAGGTGCAAAAGTGCTTGTTGTGCCAACCAACGAAGAATGGGTTATCGCGATGGATGCACATAAGCTTGTGGAGGCACGCTAA
- the recC gene encoding exodeoxyribonuclease V subunit gamma has translation MLHIIQSNRMEALQLHLSQSLMHSPNPSIFNKEQVLVQSPGMAQWLKVLIAEQHGVTGQIDYVLPSSYIWRLYQSLLSDVPQESSFNKNNMAWKLFNILPNCLEQAEFALLKQYLVDTQTALDNDTRLFSLCEKIADAFDQYLMYRPVWLESWQQGDDELADVDISIAPWQPILWRKLVEHTKTLGQNPYHRANLHQDLIASLNQNAINLSHQNLYIFGLSAIPSQQLEVFQALAKHIDVYIYLCNPSKHYWGDVVDEKTKAKIIANYDVKPNIDAEGEDYYIVGNPLLASWGKLGREYLEQLVELDAQWTDIFIEAFDENLLGQLQQEIFELAFKGMPLASDPTWFVSDEGKLTYSENKGYSSFQFARCHNALREVEALHDHLLNLFSADDSLSPRDIIVMMPDSGQYSPYIEAVFGSAKDNRYIPFAISDLGVEQEKPIVNSFIKLADLGACRFYVSDILDLLQVDEISTKFEISSEELNQIGYWLEQVNIRWGIDGEHKGEFNQPKIAINSWRQGLSRLILGFASKDENTEFNQLFAADQVEGMAVETLAKLIRFFDALEQTQKELKASGNLADKVKQLQQLTMRFYASDISQNNDLGFVQKALEHVLQHFENNDHTGAVSQVLMVHILKQQLMQKGVGQRFFMGQVNFCTLMPMRAVPFKVVCILGLNDGDYPRTVQPLGFDLLQHSKPQKGDRSRKMDDRYLFLEAILSAREHLYLSYIGNSCVDNSERLPSVLVSELTDYLSRVFEHGKDRLIESLTVRHYLQPFNPAYYQQSHLQSYNPIWLPKQTPATGQNEPLVADIDTQVDLALFIQQLLAPQQSFYRSTIGARLGDYQFNNQDDETFALDGLTRYRYLQEIIERDYLSNAPNLAAIIARGDLPQGAGAELAFDNMVNTVEPLLMELKRHQIITGDETPIESTRVDLSLSMLRISGALKPVSLATQYLYRPTAKLKAKDKIAGYLYHLAGSASGDVNSTVFLSLDGYIEYQQLNQDEALSQLEKWGELYLCMFTRPLPLFATTGFSYLQKRDFAAAENTFSGASFVGQNELSDPYIALDFTSLESVAEEFIELTETYLAPIDAIITEHKYAKS, from the coding sequence ATGCTGCATATTATTCAATCAAACCGTATGGAAGCGCTTCAGCTTCACTTATCTCAGTCGCTGATGCACAGCCCCAATCCGAGCATTTTTAATAAAGAACAAGTATTGGTGCAATCACCCGGTATGGCGCAGTGGCTAAAAGTGTTGATTGCCGAGCAGCATGGTGTCACTGGGCAAATCGATTATGTGTTGCCTTCAAGTTATATTTGGCGTTTATATCAAAGCTTGTTGTCAGATGTGCCACAAGAATCGTCATTTAACAAAAATAATATGGCGTGGAAGCTATTTAATATTTTACCTAATTGTTTAGAACAAGCGGAATTTGCACTGTTAAAACAGTACTTGGTGGATACGCAAACAGCGCTCGATAACGATACGCGATTATTTAGTTTGTGCGAAAAAATTGCCGATGCCTTTGACCAATATTTAATGTATCGACCAGTCTGGTTAGAGAGCTGGCAGCAGGGCGATGACGAACTTGCCGATGTCGATATATCAATTGCACCGTGGCAGCCCATATTATGGCGAAAACTAGTTGAGCATACGAAAACACTTGGACAAAACCCATATCACCGTGCGAATCTGCATCAAGATTTAATTGCATCTCTAAACCAAAATGCAATTAATTTATCTCATCAAAATTTATACATATTTGGCTTGTCTGCCATTCCCAGTCAGCAACTTGAAGTGTTTCAGGCATTAGCCAAGCATATTGATGTGTACATTTATTTATGTAACCCAAGTAAACACTACTGGGGCGATGTGGTTGATGAAAAAACCAAAGCGAAAATTATTGCCAATTATGACGTTAAACCAAATATTGATGCCGAAGGCGAGGACTATTACATTGTAGGTAATCCACTTTTGGCATCATGGGGTAAACTAGGGCGCGAATATTTAGAGCAGCTGGTGGAATTAGATGCACAGTGGACTGATATATTTATTGAAGCGTTTGATGAGAATTTACTGGGTCAATTACAACAGGAAATTTTTGAATTAGCGTTTAAAGGCATGCCGCTTGCTAGTGACCCAACTTGGTTTGTATCAGATGAGGGCAAGTTAACTTATAGTGAAAACAAAGGCTATTCGTCGTTTCAGTTTGCGCGCTGCCATAATGCACTTAGAGAAGTAGAAGCGCTGCACGACCATTTGTTGAACTTATTTAGTGCTGACGATAGCTTATCACCGCGCGATATTATTGTGATGATGCCTGATTCGGGACAGTACAGCCCATATATTGAGGCGGTATTTGGCAGTGCAAAAGACAACCGTTACATTCCATTTGCGATTTCTGACTTAGGTGTTGAGCAAGAAAAACCAATCGTAAACAGCTTTATTAAACTTGCTGATTTAGGCGCGTGCCGTTTTTATGTATCTGATATTTTGGACTTATTACAAGTTGACGAAATCTCAACAAAGTTTGAAATTTCGAGCGAAGAACTCAATCAAATTGGTTATTGGTTAGAGCAGGTTAATATTCGCTGGGGCATTGATGGCGAACATAAGGGCGAATTTAACCAACCTAAAATTGCCATTAACAGTTGGCGACAGGGGTTATCGCGCTTAATACTGGGGTTTGCCAGCAAAGACGAAAACACCGAATTTAACCAGTTATTTGCCGCCGATCAAGTTGAAGGCATGGCAGTTGAAACGCTGGCTAAATTAATTCGTTTTTTTGATGCACTTGAACAAACGCAAAAAGAGTTAAAAGCCAGTGGCAACTTAGCTGATAAAGTAAAGCAGTTGCAACAACTTACAATGCGCTTTTACGCAAGTGATATAAGCCAAAATAACGATTTAGGCTTTGTACAAAAAGCACTCGAACACGTTTTGCAGCACTTTGAAAACAATGATCATACTGGCGCGGTATCACAAGTGCTAATGGTGCATATTCTCAAGCAGCAACTGATGCAAAAAGGGGTTGGCCAGCGCTTTTTTATGGGCCAGGTAAACTTTTGTACTTTAATGCCTATGCGTGCAGTGCCCTTTAAAGTGGTGTGTATTTTAGGCTTGAATGATGGTGATTATCCGCGCACTGTGCAGCCACTGGGATTTGATTTACTTCAGCACAGCAAACCACAAAAAGGTGACCGTTCACGTAAAATGGACGACCGTTACTTGTTTTTAGAAGCAATTTTAAGTGCCCGTGAACATCTGTATCTAAGCTATATCGGTAATTCGTGTGTGGATAATTCGGAGCGTTTACCGAGTGTTTTAGTCAGTGAATTAACAGACTATTTATCCCGAGTGTTTGAGCACGGTAAAGATAGACTAATTGAATCGTTAACGGTTAGACACTACTTGCAGCCGTTTAATCCTGCGTATTATCAACAATCGCACCTGCAAAGCTATAACCCGATTTGGTTACCAAAACAAACGCCTGCAACGGGTCAAAACGAACCGTTAGTTGCAGATATCGACACGCAAGTTGATTTAGCGCTGTTTATTCAGCAATTACTTGCACCACAGCAATCGTTTTACCGCTCCACCATTGGTGCACGATTAGGTGACTATCAATTTAATAATCAAGATGACGAAACCTTTGCCTTAGACGGTTTAACGCGTTATCGCTATTTGCAAGAAATTATCGAGCGCGATTATCTCAGTAATGCCCCTAATTTAGCGGCAATTATTGCAAGGGGCGATTTACCGCAAGGTGCGGGTGCCGAACTCGCGTTCGATAACATGGTGAATACTGTAGAGCCTTTGTTGATGGAGTTAAAGCGCCATCAGATTATTACAGGTGATGAAACACCCATTGAGTCAACACGTGTTGATTTGTCACTATCAATGTTGAGAATAAGTGGGGCATTAAAACCTGTATCGTTGGCGACGCAATATTTGTATCGCCCAACAGCTAAATTAAAAGCAAAAGATAAAATTGCCGGGTATTTATATCACCTTGCGGGCTCAGCCAGTGGTGATGTAAACAGCACCGTGTTTTTATCTCTTGATGGCTATATTGAATACCAGCAACTGAACCAAGACGAGGCATTAAGTCAGCTTGAAAAATGGGGTGAGCTATATCTCTGTATGTTTACTCGACCGTTGCCACTGTTTGCGACGACTGGATTTAGCTATTTGCAAAAACGCGATTTTGCCGCGGCCGAAAACACGTTTTCAGGTGCCTCGTTTGTTGGTCAAAACGAATTGAGCGATCCGTATATTGCGCTTGATTTTACCTCCCTAGAAAGTGTCGCTGAAGAGTTTATTGAATTAACCGAAACCTATCTTGCACCGATAGACGCCATTATTACGGAGCATAAATATGCAAAATCTTAA
- the yfbV gene encoding terminus macrodomain insulation protein YfbV, which translates to MQKSMLAQISDGHHYSKTWPLEPKLGAVFLEFRVIKATKLAIKVVPLLAVLSVFVQVNFLSLEYLPQALTFSLFLLSMPVQGLYWLGKRANTLLPPQEAVWFREVYGKMTEHGVEPPVSITKPRYGDLAYLLKEVYEKMDNAFKRDLF; encoded by the coding sequence ATGCAAAAATCGATGTTAGCGCAAATTTCTGATGGGCATCATTACAGCAAAACATGGCCGTTGGAGCCTAAATTAGGCGCTGTATTTTTGGAGTTTCGTGTCATAAAGGCAACTAAGCTTGCCATTAAAGTTGTGCCTTTGCTTGCGGTGTTAAGTGTGTTTGTGCAGGTAAACTTTTTAAGTCTTGAATATTTACCGCAAGCGTTAACCTTTTCTTTATTTTTGTTGTCAATGCCAGTGCAAGGTTTGTATTGGTTAGGTAAGCGTGCCAATACGTTGCTACCGCCCCAAGAAGCGGTGTGGTTTCGCGAGGTTTACGGCAAAATGACTGAGCACGGGGTCGAGCCGCCAGTATCAATTACCAAACCGCGTTACGGCGATTTGGCATATCTGCTTAAAGAGGTGTACGAAAAAATGGATAATGCGTTTAAACGCGATCTTTTTTGA
- the xthA gene encoding exodeoxyribonuclease III encodes MKVISFNINGLRARLHQLQAVIDKHQPDVIGLQEIKVHDEAFPIEDVEAMGYHVAFHGQKAHYGVAVLTKQAPIAIEKGFPTDTEESQKRMIIATVADKNGNPVKILNGYFPQGDNIAHETKFPYKRQFYLDLMTYLASHDPEEQIIVMGDINISPLDLDIGIGEPNRKRWLKTGKCSFQPEEREWLARLLDWGFVDTFRALTPDATEKYSWFDYRSKGFDDNRGLRIDVVLATKALAAKCIESDIDYELRGIEKPSDHAPIWATFDI; translated from the coding sequence ATGAAAGTTATCAGTTTTAATATAAACGGCTTACGTGCTCGTTTGCATCAACTACAAGCGGTTATCGACAAGCATCAGCCTGACGTAATTGGCCTTCAAGAAATTAAAGTACATGATGAAGCTTTCCCTATCGAAGATGTTGAAGCGATGGGATATCACGTTGCATTTCATGGTCAAAAAGCGCATTACGGCGTGGCGGTTCTTACTAAACAAGCGCCAATCGCAATTGAAAAAGGCTTTCCGACCGATACTGAAGAATCGCAAAAACGCATGATTATTGCGACAGTAGCAGATAAAAACGGTAATCCGGTTAAAATTTTAAACGGCTACTTCCCGCAGGGTGACAACATTGCCCACGAAACTAAATTCCCATACAAACGTCAGTTCTATCTCGATTTAATGACTTATTTAGCAAGTCATGATCCTGAAGAGCAAATTATCGTAATGGGTGATATTAATATTTCACCTCTCGATTTAGATATCGGTATTGGTGAGCCTAATCGTAAACGCTGGCTAAAAACTGGTAAATGTTCATTCCAACCAGAAGAACGCGAATGGCTTGCTCGCCTGCTCGATTGGGGATTTGTTGATACCTTCAGAGCATTAACGCCAGACGCCACAGAAAAGTACTCGTGGTTTGACTACCGTTCTAAAGGGTTTGATGATAACCGCGGTCTGCGTATTGATGTTGTACTAGCAACCAAAGCGCTTGCAGCAAAGTGCATCGAATCAGATATTGATTACGAGCTGCGCGGCATTGAAAAGCCATCAGATCACGCGCCAATTTGGGCAACATTTGATATTTAA
- the rlmA gene encoding 23S rRNA (guanine(745)-N(1))-methyltransferase yields MSQLYFCPMCQTPLADDTHRLICANNHSFDKAKEGYINLLPVQNKKSKDPGDNKEMVMARRAFLARGHYNFLRDAICQQIEALENNSTLLDVGCGEGFYTHKFDECENVATTYGLDISKPAVKYAAKRFKNCHFSVASSSNAPFNDAAFDIVTSVFSPLFSDELNRLVNDNGALIVASPGDNHLTELKSIIYNEVRPHQPVEAPTGFSLQSHTLHTEVVSLELDALTELIKMTPFAWKFRPEHWHSLSEKTPFTVTLSFYVSVFNKGNA; encoded by the coding sequence ATGTCTCAACTTTATTTTTGCCCTATGTGCCAGACGCCACTTGCCGATGACACACATCGTTTAATTTGCGCCAATAACCACAGTTTTGATAAAGCCAAAGAAGGTTATATCAACCTGCTGCCCGTGCAAAACAAAAAAAGTAAAGATCCGGGCGATAACAAAGAAATGGTTATGGCACGACGCGCGTTTTTAGCCCGTGGTCACTATAATTTTTTACGCGATGCGATTTGCCAACAGATTGAAGCACTGGAGAACAACAGCACGTTGCTAGATGTTGGTTGTGGCGAAGGTTTTTATACCCACAAATTTGATGAATGTGAGAATGTCGCAACGACTTACGGGCTCGACATTTCAAAACCTGCGGTTAAATATGCTGCTAAGCGCTTTAAAAATTGCCATTTTAGTGTTGCTTCATCGTCGAATGCACCATTTAACGATGCAGCGTTTGATATTGTAACCAGTGTATTTTCACCACTGTTTAGCGATGAATTAAATCGTCTTGTAAACGACAACGGTGCGCTAATTGTTGCAAGCCCAGGTGATAACCACTTAACTGAGTTAAAATCGATTATTTATAACGAAGTAAGACCACATCAACCAGTTGAAGCGCCAACAGGCTTTAGCCTGCAAAGCCATACGTTACATACCGAAGTAGTTAGTTTAGAGCTCGATGCGTTAACCGAATTAATTAAAATGACACCATTTGCGTGGAAATTCCGCCCGGAGCATTGGCACTCTCTCAGCGAGAAAACACCTTTTACAGTGACTTTGTCGTTTTATGTAAGTGTGTTTAACAAAGGCAATGCTTAA